DNA from Pomacea canaliculata isolate SZHN2017 linkage group LG9, ASM307304v1, whole genome shotgun sequence:
AGCACGGTGGTGGGGCACATGGCCGCGGCTTGGCGGCGAAGTCGTGGGAAAGCCAAATGGCGGGCTGCTCATCTCGTCTTGCATTTTCCACGTGCTTGCTGTACGTGCTACACGTACCAGCTGCCCTTTAGCTAGCACCCCATGCGATGCAGGTGGGCGCTTGTAGGACTGTCTTCACACACCTCAGGGCTACTCCACGTCAGTTAAAAGAAGTCAAACAGCCCAAATATGAGCAATTGAATGATGGTTATAACATATTGAAATAATCTCCAGCTGTAGGATTTACTTTTGAAATATGATGTGAGGAAACATTGAATACATTGTTAGATGAGAGAGGTCAGAAGAAAGGAACTTATAGTTCAGTTGATCTTCCCAGATGTCTTAATGGATACGTTCTATATTTTTGGTTTGAAAGTGAGACATAAGGATGTGTCATGATTTAAAATTGTAGTACCATAACGTTGCATCCTCACCCAACCACCCCCTTCcaccttacaaaaaaaaaccaaaacaacacgGAATAGCAGAGGAGACAAGATGCTTGATACCTTGCCAGCAAGCAGCACATCAGTCCATGTTACCTCCGCATTGTCTGCATGCTTACTGGCGTTTGCTTTCCTGCAGCTGCCATTGCGGCTTACCTCCCAGAGTTGGAGGTTTTTGGAGTCTGCCTGCAGATGCTATCAGCTCCCCTGCTTGACACGCTGAGGGAATGCGATGAAGCTGATGACACCAAGTAGGAATGGATGGATTGTCTGAAGGAATATCTTTCATTCTAGGCTACTAAAAAGTGGATTGCTTGcagtctctcttttcttttcttcctctggtGAAGAACTTCAGGTcctttttatgtcattgtccTTTGCTACACGTTGAACTAGTGAATGTGTTGCATGTGGTTTGGgggttttgttattttttgatTTGGTTGTTTTTACCCCTCAAGCCTTCATCATCAGACAATTTCTTCTCTGAGGTATTCATATGTGGACCCTTATGCAAATGTACATATGTCAGTTGTTTGCCACATTGCAGAAAGAGAATAGAATAGAGAGGGACatttgcagtttaaaaaaaaatattttgcagagaaaaaaagaacacagtGAACTGAATCTAAGAGCACATTAGTTATCTTAAATTAGGTAAATATAGATTTTAATTTGTGTGGGTACagattttttattgttgctacAGCACTGTTTTCTTGCTTCATTACAGACAGTTCTCCAGCTTTGGAGATGCTCCACCATATCCAGGGCCTCCACCATCTTACTTTGCACCACGAGGTGAAGGCCACCCAGGAGATGGGTATTCTCCAGTGCACCACACATACTCTGCACCTttgctgccaccaccaccacctcatcCAGCCACACTGTCATCACCAGCACTGTCCCCTGCAAGCCCAGGTCATTTAGTGGACTTTCCTCATCCTCATATTAGCCCAGACATACAAAATGCACCTCTCAATCTCTCATTATCAAGCTGCCCCAGCACAGCATCCTCATCACTGACCAGGCAGCAGCCACGACCTTCAGTCATCACTTGTGCAGCCTCATCCATGTCCACATCCACCAGTGGAAGCAGCAGTCCCCGCAGTTCTCACAATGGCCATATGGTCCTAGGCTCTTCAAGCAGCAGTGATGACCCAATAGGTAAGATAGTCTCACACTTTGTACATTTCTTTGCATACAAAAATGACCTTATCAAAGAAAGTAAGAGGgaatgtatattattttttttatatttattcagaAAAAGTTAAAGGTCTTAATGCTTAAATGATGCTTTGAGATCCTCAGTACAAACTTTATGCATTGCCAGAAGGTTTTTATATattcgtgtttttgttttttctgttttttttttggttttttttaagagatcGATGTCTTATTTAAAATCTGACTAAATCTAGTGTGTCCAGATACTAGAGCTACTTTCAAAACTTTCGACAAAAGTTTTTGTAAATGGAAATATTCCATTAAATACAATATGATGATAAAAcatattgttatattttcaaaaattctcATAAACATACAAAGGCTGAATTTGAaaagtgtaaaaagaaaacaccatataatattatattttggtTCCACTGATTGTAGATCCAGCTATTGAAGAACACTTCCGACGGTCATTAGGCAGAAGTTATGGAGAATCTATATCCAGAACATCAATAACAGCAGCAACTGTTCAGGCCAATGTTTCTATCACAGGTGTGTGGCAAATTAACAGCGCAAACAGATGAACTAAGTATAGCAGATAACAGGGCAGTGGACTGTTTCAAGTAAAACAAATCGGTCTTAGAAATATTAGTCAGCATAAGGGGCTTTCTTCACCTCACACATTGTTGGATAGATGACTAGCGATTATTTATGAcctttctgtaaaatgttgatATATACATGGAATACACTTATTAATGTAGGAAGCTGATTAAAAATCAAGTCCAGAGTCAGAAAAGTGAgggttttctatatttatttttgtttccaataTGCAGGGTCTGTTGATGAGCATTTTGCCAAATCCTTGGGAGACTCTAAGTGGAAAGCCATCAAGTCAAAGAATGATTCTGTTGATGACCATTTTGCCAAAGCTCTTGGAGAAACCACCTGGAGACTCATTAAGGCTGAATCAGAAATTGCAGAAAATAGTGCTGCTGGAGCCACAAGTTCCTCTAGTGCCACAGCAGCAACTTCGGCACACACAGGCACGTCACTCAGTGCACCTGTTGCTTCATGAAACCAGTCTACTTCTGACCTCACCTAGTGACATTGATGGTAAATGTGCACATTATAACTGTTTGCAGTTTCAACATGTTAATGGCTGCCAACACGTCAGCAAGTCTGGGTGATAAAATTTCAAGAAGTTTTGGGACCTGTTGTTGTTTCAGTAGGAGAAAGCAGCAGTAACATTGACTGATTTGACTGCTGTTCAAACCACTGACCCGGTGCTTGATGGCATCAAGCTGTGTCAGCCAGTCAGTGAAAA
Protein-coding regions in this window:
- the LOC112572595 gene encoding atrophin-1-like isoform X1; translated protein: MLDSMRAVPALGMSILGETPFLERLDRGMGLGLGLEPPPFLPLPPRLWHPTVWGSPPPCPPPPPPPLPLCPEPCHLPALTGVGVSHLFDYMNSARLWYPWYYKGDSLLSSSVLLDSYDAVGKELPTRALKQERLKERQDLVQALSIDKDHSAKINARKSAATQTQFSSFGDAPPYPGPPPSYFAPRGEGHPGDGYSPVHHTYSAPLLPPPPPHPATLSSPALSPASPGHLVDFPHPHISPDIQNAPLNLSLSSCPSTASSSLTRQQPRPSVITCAASSMSTSTSGSSSPRSSHNGHMVLGSSSSSDDPIDPAIEEHFRRSLGRSYGESISRTSITAATVQANVSITGSVDEHFAKSLGDSKWKAIKSKNDSVDDHFAKALGETTWRLIKAESEIAENSAAGATSSSSATAATSAHTGTSLSAPVAS
- the LOC112572595 gene encoding transcription cofactor vestigial-like protein 4 isoform X2, which translates into the protein METPLDVLSRAASMVETTQREGDSLLSSSVLLDSYDAVGKELPTRALKQERLKERQDLVQALSIDKDHSAKINARKSAATQTQFSSFGDAPPYPGPPPSYFAPRGEGHPGDGYSPVHHTYSAPLLPPPPPHPATLSSPALSPASPGHLVDFPHPHISPDIQNAPLNLSLSSCPSTASSSLTRQQPRPSVITCAASSMSTSTSGSSSPRSSHNGHMVLGSSSSSDDPIDPAIEEHFRRSLGRSYGESISRTSITAATVQANVSITGSVDEHFAKSLGDSKWKAIKSKNDSVDDHFAKALGETTWRLIKAESEIAENSAAGATSSSSATAATSAHTGTSLSAPVAS